cattcaagggtttttctttatttttacaatttgtctgcattgtagaataatagtgaagacatcaagactatgaaatagcacatgtggaatcatgtagtaacccaaaaaagtgttctaaatatattttagattattcaaagttgccaccctttcccttgatgacagctttgcacactcttggcattctctcaaccagcttcatgaggtagtcacctggaatgcttatccaacagtcttgaaggagttcccacatgtgctgaacacttgttggctgcttttccttcactctgctgtccaacttataccaaaccatctcaattgggttgaggttgggggattgtggaggccaggtcatctgatgcagcactccatcactctccttcttgatcaaatagctcttacacagcctggagatgtgttgggtcactgtcctgttgaaaaaaaaacgatagtcccactaagcgcaaaacagATGGGCTGGCGTATCGCTGCGAAAGGCTGTGGTAGCCACACTGAtacaagtgtgccttgaattcgaactAAATCACTGTCACCAgctaagcacccccacacctccttctccatgcttcatggtgggaaccacacatgcagatatcatctgttcacttactctgcatctcacagtgatgcagcggttggaaccaaaaatttcagacgaaaggacacatttccaccggtctaatgtcttttgcttgtgtttcttggcccaagcaagtctcttcttattattggtgtcctttcgttgtggtttctttgcagcaattcgaccatgaaggcctgactcagtctcctctgaacagttgatgttgagatgtgtctgttacttgaattctgtgaagcatttctttcagctgcaatctgaggtgcagctaATGGACGATTTttgaagctggtaactctaatgaacttatcctctgcagcagaggtaactctgggtcttcctttcctgtggcgatcctcatgagagtcagtttcatcatagcgcttgatgttttttgcgactgcacttgaactttcaaagttcttgaaattttccagattgactgaccttcatataaTGATGACCTTCAGAtaatgatagactgtcatttctctttgcttatttgagctcttcttgccctaatatggacttggtcttttaccaaataaggctatcttctgtatatcaaccctatcttgtcacaaaacaaatgattggctcaaacgcattaaggaaagaaattccacaaattaacatttaacaaggcacacctgttaattgaaatgcattccaggtgacaaactcattaatctggttgagagaatgccaagagtgtgcaaagctgtcaaggtaaaGTGGcacctttgaagaatctcaaatataaaatcgtaaaaataaattaaaactcttgaatgagtaggtgtccaaaactttgactggtactgtatattaaccctggattgctggtaaaaacaaatgttaacatttataaatgcatttctatatagattccatttttttaaacaatggtGGGGGAGTATCAAGACGGAGGCACGGCGGTTTCAAACAGCACCCCTTTAGTCTGTGTTTATCAatcattgaggccatctccatttcaAAGTGGTCCAttttcttctactacttctataAATTGGCAAAATCTTTTGCCAAATTTCACATTGGTCCACTCTGGGGTGGCACTGTGGCCCATGATATTTCAAACAAAAAAAGCCCAGACTAATTTTATACAATTCATATCTCCTGACCAATTCTGTAATTTAAACACTATTAGAATAGAAGATCATTTATTTGACAGAAATCCAGATTTAATACATTAATAAAATGAAGacaaacattttaaaatatacTCTAATGCTAGTATTTGATTGAAGGAATATAAAAAGTGTAGACTTCAGTCTACTGCTGAGCACATTGGTTTTCCAGTGTTTTCTGCGAGGAAACATGGATGACTTGAGATTTCAGCCTTTTCTTGTCATTTCTTCTGTTCTCTTCACCTTCTTTCTCCATCTCCAGCTCCTCAGTCATGGTTTTACAGTCAGCTGATGGAGATCTAAAAGGCAAACCATTCCATTTGTGTGAAGGTGTTGCCAAATCCAAAGCCATACAGATGACATTTACAACCCGGTTGTTATCATTTCTAGTAAAATACAAAGGATTCATTTACAAAGACATGTTCTAGGCCTACGTGGTACACCAGTCAATCAATCCGTTTAGACCTAAACTGTTGACCTTCACTCTACATGTTTTATTACATTTCAAAAAGTGCAAAGACAAGGATCAACACAGTTGAAACCGTTCCTACTGGCAGCAGACTGTAAACCATTGTTAGTACCTACATTTACATGCATCCATCAAATACATGGAAAGGAAGATCAACACACTGACTCATGGTACAGTAAGTTACAACTGTGTTCAGCTAACAGCAATTCTAGCCTTAATCCAGGCAGTCAGCCTTGTAGGAAAAATGTCACAGAAAGTATAATACTTTTCCCCGTGACAGCCCTCCCAAAAGGCAAGGGAAGGGTAGGCAATGGTGGACTAGTGGTGAGAGCCCAAACAAAGCCCAGGAAGAGGAAGACGACAAAGAAACTGAAGTTGACACAGTAAAAGAGGAGACAGGAGTCTGAAGGACCATGGGGACACTGACCTGGGGGGGTTGGGGATAGTGGTTGGGGGCTCCTCGCAGATGCGCACACACTTGCTGTCTCGGGTCAAGGTAGAGTTAGGCTTGGGGTTGTTGGGGGGCTGCAGAGGGGCAACGGTGAGCCTCTCCTCTGTAAAAGGGTGGGCCTCTGCTTCCATTTCTTCTTTCATGTGCTTGGGGAGCTCCAGTACCATGGGCTCCTCTTTCTTCACTTCTGGAATGTCTACAGGGAGCTTCTCACGCTTGCGCTTCTGAATATGTTTTCTATTCACCTCTAAAGACAACATAAAATAGATTTTTATCTCTCTTACCTAatgtcacattttttaaatatgtaacttATCACTGCAACTGTGACCAAGTGAAACGTCACGATACAGGCTAATTTACCATTGGGCTCATATTTCAACCGGAGCTCTTCCACTTTGACTTGAAGCATGATGTTGACACTCTGGCTCTGCTTGTGGGCACTCTCTGCACGGAAAAGCTTCCTCTCCAGCTCCAGTGCTCTTTGACTCTCAGAGAGTGACTTCATCCTTTGCATAGACAACTCATCCCCCAGTCGCTCTGCATCCTTcctacacacacaaatcaaacacTGATGCAGGTACGACAGTTCTAATCTCAACATTTGTAAGCCAAACCTTAAAATGTGGAATGTTTATGGGCAAACTGAAGGTCATCACCCACCCAGCATGTAAATACTGACTGTGCCCTAAATCAAGCGATAACTCACACAGAGTTCGAAAGTTGCATTTTCAGAAGGTCAGTGTAGTATGTCCCATCCCCACTGTCTGTTTCCACCGGGGCTGAAGAGGGCTGTGCCTTCCATGTCATCTGCATAGACACAGTAACCAACAATTGTGACAACATTCACTTCATACGGTGTGAATCTGTTACCTTATAACATGTTGTAGTGTACAGGATTTTAGTTGAAATGACAACAAACAAGAGGCCTTCACCTCCACTTTCTCCAGGCGACGTAGTTTTATAATGAGGGCTTGAATCTCACTGTTCTTCTCTGAGAGCATCGACTGCAGGCGCTCCAGCTGGGCAGGATCTGCTCTAGAGCCTTGCAGTTGCATGAGTGTGGCTATCTGAACCTGGAGGATCATGCATGAGGGAAATGCACATTAATGAATCCCAAGTCTACCTCGGGTCAGTCTCACATTGTCATTAGGTGATTGAGTTAAAACatacaaaaacttttttttaaatgtttttaatcgTACCTTCATACGATGGAGCTGTTGTTCGGAGAAGGCATGCTGCTTCTGAAGGGATTTGTGCTGTACTTTCATACTGATcagctgtctctccatctctgctcgTTTGTCTTCAAGCTAAAAATAAATCAAGAGGCTCTATAACACAGAACGGGGAGGGTGCACACCCCCAGCCACAGGGccacagtggagagggtcaagagcttcaagttcctcggtgtccacatcaagaGGACTTAACAAGGCCCTCTGACACCAgaagtcgtgaagaaggcacggcaACACCTCTTCTCCTTTGGGAGGCTGAAACGATCTGTCATGGCCCCTTAGATCCTCAAGCAACTATTACAGCTGCATCATTGAGAGCATCGTAACTGGTTGTATCACagtttggtatggcaactgcaccgcccgcccCAGAAAGCAATACAGAGGCATCACTGGGGGTGAGGTCCCAGCCATCTAGGAAGTACATGCCAGGCGGTGTCTGAGAAAGGCCCAAAAATGTGCAAAAATATTCCAGCCACCAAAGACATGGACTGTACTCAGTGCTCCCGTCCTGCAGGCGGTACCAGCTCAGACAAACACTCCTAAAAAGCTTCTATCCCCTGACCATAAGACTTAAATGGCTAACAACTACTACCTTCCCTCTCTCAGACTATCCACACCGACTCTAGGGCAATCCACAGGTCTCTACACACTCCGACAACCTACACCACTGGTAAAATGACTTAGGATAACATTACTCCTTTACACCGATGTCCATTGATTAAcatttatcctgctactggtcactattactcttGTTTACACgtatatattaccactagtatacataaatgagttttaatgaccccaaccgAAGTgtttcaaccaccccacaaatgtcttgttaacaaactatagttttggcaagtcagttaggacatttactttgtgcaaggcacaagtcatttttccaacaattgtttacagacagattatttcactgtatcacaattccagtaggtcagaagtttacatacactaagttgactgtgcctttaaacagcttggaaaattccatacaattatggcatggctttggaagcttctgataactcaaattatgtcaattagcctaattggaggtgtacccgtggatgtatttcaaggcctaccttcaaactcagtgcctctttgcttgacatcatgggagaatcaaaagaaatcagaccccagaaaaaaagaaattgtagacctccacaagtctggttcatcatagggagcattttccaaatgcctgactgtaccacactcatctgtacaaacaatagtacgcaagtataaacaccatggtaccacgcagccgtcataccgctcaggatagagacgcgttctgtctcctagagatgaacgtacttcggtgcgaaaagtgcaaatcaatcccagaacagcagcaaaggaccttgtgaagatgctggaggaaacaggtacaaaagtatctgtaaaattagtcctatatcgacataacctgaaaggccgctcagcaaggaagaagacactgctccaaaaccaccataaaagcgccagattacggtttgcaactgcacatggggacaaagatcctactttttggagaaatgtcctctggtctgatgaaacaaaaatggaaccgtttggccataatgaccatcgttatgtttggaggaaaaaggggaatgcttgcaagccgaagaacaccatcccaaccgtgaagcgagaaggtggcagcatcatgttgtgggttctgctttgctgcaggagggactggtccacttcacaaaatagatggcatcacaaggaagaaaatgatgtggatatattgaagcattgTGGAtgtattgaaacaacatctcaagacatcagtcaggaagttaaagcttggtcgcaaatgggtcttccaaatggacaatgaccacaagcatacttccaaagttatggcaaaatggcttaaggacaacaaagtcaaggtattggagtggccatcaaagacctgacctcaatcccatagaaaatgtgtgggcagaactgaaaaagtgtgtgcgagcaaggaggcctacaaacctgactcagttacaaaattcacccaacttattgtgggaagcttgtggaaggctacctgaaacatttgacccaagttaaacaatttcaaggcaatgctaccaaatactaattgagtgaatgtaaacttctgacccactgggaatgtgatgaaagaaatcatgaCCCTctcttattattctgacatttcacattcttaaaataaagtggtgatcctaactgacctaagacagggaatttttactagaattaaatgtcaggaattgtgaaaaactgagtttaaatgtatttggctacggtgtatgtaaacgttaGTCTTCAACTGTTTACTGTAGAGATAAGTATTTATATATTCCTGCTACCAGTCCCTTtcccagccctgtttacatgtaaaTCCTACTACCAGTCACGTCGTATGTATAAACCCACCTCAACAACTCCAGCACAATGGCAAAGGTACTGacactactgtatatattctTGCACTCTCATTGTATTTAACCCTCATCGTAGTCCTTGAGGTTTTTAattctattctattattattattatattgttgggaaagagctcacagggtaagaatttcactgtactttGAAATACATTCAAAGACGCTACGGAGACAGATGGCAATGTAGTACCTACCTCTCCAAATAAAGAATTTCCCTTGCTGTTGGGATCTTGTGCCTGTTGCAACAGCTGATCCAGTTGAATCTGGAGATCTTGGTTGGCCTCTCGGGATTTCTAAAGCAAACAAAAAGGAAAACACATTTGTTTCCTTAGCATGAATGACTAGTGCAATGTATGCATGATATACACAACCTAAACTGCTGAAGATTATGATCTTTACCTCCAAGGTGTTGAAACAGGAGACagcttctctctcacactctccttTCTCCTCGCAGATTCTCTCCAGTTGACGTTGAAGGTTTGTGTTAGTCAGCTCCAGCTGCTGCTCTTTGTACTGGGCCTCCTGAAGTGCCAGCTCCAAGGTAGCCTGAGTGGACAAAAAACAAAAATGACTACCTATACTGTACCACATGCAATCATTGTCGACTGAGATTTAAATGAGCTAAAAGTTAACAAAGCAGAGTCTTTATGGGCCTATACTAATCTCCCATGTACAGATGCATGTCACATCGGATGGAATCGGAGTTGGGCTGGGCCTGATATAGAATAAATTAGCTCTTCCCCTGCCACTCAAACAACAATGATGAGATCACTTCTTCCACCCTGACAAGtggttattttactgtaatagaggagAAGTTTTCCTTTCTATTGATACCCTTTTTAATGTCTTAACTTCTCAAGTTGCGCACAGAGCAGACTACTAAAACGGgagtatcaatgaacattgattcggtgttcataacaattcaactgcTCTGCCTTGTTGATTGGCAAATAGATGcaagttggctaaacttgaaatataaagatAGCTATAGAGAGATACTGACTACTCATTAGCACATGGTCTTGTGCTTGAGAGATTCTTTTTGATACCCGTGTTAATTTTCGATAATGCCTGCAACAAGAAGTGAATGTGTATTATGCAGGGTTCTGGTTAAACTTGTAACAAAGAGGGCATTTTCATAGACAGACTTAAAAACCAGATCTGTGGTTATTGCAAAAAAGCAGGTTAAACtaatttgattaaataattacatTATTAGTTAGGCTTAatttagcctaggtataattTCACGAGCCatgaattcattagattattgctgactgtttgaaTTGCATTGTATTTTACAGCAAAGCTTAGAGAAAATATTTCTACAAAAATATACACACAATTATTTTTTtagaattaaaaaataaatcaaattgagATGTGATTTTTAGGACATGTCACCCAGCTGTGGAGCGTAGCGTCTCAACAGACTGCGGGATCAGACGACTAAGGAGCTTTTTTCCAGTTTGCAGATTTTTTTCGATAACAATAATGTCGCCAAAACATGATTACGCAGGTGTTCGCATCTTTCACATTTCGGAAGAGAGGGTATATTTGGCCAACAGACTTGGGGTGGAGACTTTGCTAATCTTGGTAGTATCTTCTCATACATCTGACTCCAGAACTTAATTGAGCATCTGATGCAATATTTTAGTCCTGGGCTCCTGAGATTATGTCTTTACAGACAGTGTGGTAGGGTACTCACCTTAGCAGCCACAAgctccatcctctccacctgcAATTCCATCATCTCTGTTGACAGGGTTTCATGAGTCCGCTCTGTGACAGATCGTAGCTCCTCCATCTTGATGCTCAGGGTCTCTGTCTGGAGCTCCAGTTTATGCCTCAGCTGCTTCTCACTCAGCTGCACCTCATCCAGTTCAGATCTCATTCTCTCCATCTACAGCCAACCACAGATATCCCATTCACTACATTGACTGGGCACACATAGTATTGTCAAGAAATAAGTATTGCATCAAAGGCAACTCCTAATTAAGTATGTCTAGCAGAGATGACTTCAGTGTGCATAATTCCACACAAAAGAAGTACCTTtgcatcagtggtgtaaagtactttagtaaaaatactttaaagcacTACAAAAGTAATTTTTTGGGGGtagctgtactttactatttatatttttgactacttttacttcccTACATTtcttaagaaaatattgtacttttaactacatacattttccttgacacccaaaagtattagTTAcactttgaatgcttagcaggacaggaaaacagTCAAAATCAATTATATCCGAGTGCCCCTGGCTTTCCGTAAAATGAAAACAAGAAAatgatgccatctggtttgcttaatataatttacactttttgatacttaagtatattttaaaccaaatacttttactcaagtagaattttacttgagtcattttctattaaggtatctggacttttactcaagtattttccaccactgctttgcATGCTATTTTTTCCTTGCCTAGACTCAGCATATCCCCCAGCCAATGGTGTACAGGTAATCAAAACCACACCAACCGTGTTCTTGCACTCATTGAGCTCCATAGCGTGATTCCTCTCCAGCCGGGATTCATGTTGCTCCCACTGCAGCCTCTGTTGGCTCTTGATCGAGTCGTGGTCGGAGCGCAAGCTGTCCAGCTCACGGTTTTTCAGCGCCACTTCGCGCTGCAGGGAGTATTTCTCCTGCTCCAGGACCTGAGAAAAGACACACAAGAGATTCATACCTCATACATCAACCCACTCCATCTGCGTTCTCATCCAAACCCTGCTCAACATTACTGTAATATCAGTTGTAACAAGATTCAGGTCATAAAATATAAGGATGATTAGTAGTTGTTATGGGCAGCAGTTTGTCTTATGTTGTAATGAGTTGAATAGGCTATGACAGTAGCAGTTTATCAACGGTCAAGAAGACAGCAGTCTTTCAGTCATTGCCCAGTGTGAATGATCACCTCCACAGCGTTGGTCATCTCTACCCGCTGCTCCTCCAGTTTGTTCTGTAGATCCAGCTGCCCATCCAGCAGCTGAAGGCCATATTGGCCTGCTTCCTTCAACTTGCGTTGTAGTCGCTGGATCTCATCGTCTCCTGAAGTACACATCTTTCACAATTGAGGGGGAAGTAAAAGGGAGAGAAACTTAACTGGAGCACTTATTGAGATTGTGGGACACCCATTTATGCCCAGCGATGGTTCATATGGGTTTAGGTGGAATAGTTGTTCAATTATGTAAAGAATGTGGCTACTCAGTGATCATATCTGATTAAATGAACACAACAAACAAGGATGACAAATATAGCTATTAGCCTAATGGTGGAATAAAGTCTAACCCTGAACTAAACCTAGTTGAAAACAATGGATAAAGACTAACTACTGTTCCACAACTTGGACTCGGTAATTAGGTCCTATTCAGTCGGCACGAAACGGGATAAAACAATTGTATACACGCAACGTTGTGTTTGCTTTTGCTAGTTAACAATACAGCATACGACTGATAAAcactaacattagccagcttttTCCTCCTGATATGAGCTAGCTAAGTACGTTAAATAAACTTGCACGACATAGCGTGCAACTTACGTTATCTAGCTAGTACTAACTGTTGATTACACAAATACAGTTACCCTCGGAAATGTGATCGTAAGAGGATAACTAGCAAGAGATTGTAAAATTACTTTtcatatttagctagctagtaagcATACCTTTCCACCATGCAGTCAAAAGGGAACAGAACCACCACAATTCAAATCTTCGTTGTTTTCGACCGCTTACACAAGACGATTTGAATTCTCCTGCAGCCCAATGACTGTTCAATGGGCTGACGTCAGATTTTGGACATCCCAAGAAATGCGTTTAGACTTTCTGGCCAGCCAAATATCGCGAGCGATAATGAGATGTCTGTTGGTCTGCCTTTATACAAGGGCGTGGTGACCAATGCAGTGTTGCCAATTTAGCGACTTGGTCACTTAATTTAGcgggtattcagacccctctagcgacacattttcaaaaaaacgACAAGcgactttttctggtgttattggagacttttgGAGCCACCCCCATACCAAAGCACTCACAGACGGCCCAGACAGAGGAGCctattaaagaagaagttacaggtctgtgagagacagaaatcttgcttgtttgtaggtgaccaaatacttattttccaccataatttgcaaataaattcattaaaaatcctacaatgtgatttttcaggattttttttcatctcattttgtctgtcatagttgaagtgtacctatgattaaaattacaggcctctcatcattttaagtgggagaacgtgcacaattggtggctgactaaatacttttttgccccactgtatgtggggtaatgaaacaaaaaggtttgctgtgtgccttcactctgtcttcctcctccctgggcctgctgtttcaacatagcgggtctgtctccctgcctgtcacCCGCTTTTCTCACACTCTTTACCCTTTGTAagtgtgtgaaactacacaatgtcttgTGGGAACATGCACTAagtcattacaatacattattttgaTACAGACTCTTTTGCAATGTTTCAAAATAATGAATTTTCCCACACTCCACAccagccaggtgcaaattgggggagggacacaacaaataaatagctttgcaCGTGTGGCTCCATCCCACAACCAATCAGTATGGCAAAAAAATATCTCTGTTCAGAGAGCCTTCGAAATAATTTTTGCAGAGAGGGAGGCTAGTATGGAAGGAACATCTTCCACTTTGGAAGATGAATAATTTTCTGAATATAAGgatcatgtctctgtctgtcacaccctgaccatagagagctgtttattctctgttggttggggcgtgatagggactagggtggttcatctaggtgattaatggtttatgttggccttgtatggttcccaatcagaaacagctgtttttcgttgtctctgattggggatcatatttaggcagcctcaTTGTGCTTTGTGAGATCTTGTCTACAGATATTTACctgtgtgcacaccagtagcGGCATCGTtcgttctggtctgttctgtttgGTGAGTTTCAattaaattatgtggaactctacgcacgctaCACCCTGGTCCATTCTTTTCGACAAGCGTGACACTGTCAATTCAGAGACATTGAGTTGGAAGAAGAGACAGTTAGTGACAGTGagtaggaagaagaggatgagatggaccctcagccagccccaggaccatcccttcagcaaccagctcatcagcagcctgCAAGAGGAGAAATATGGATCTCAAAAATTGTGTTTTCTTGCCCAAGGAATGAGTCACCCCGCATTGCTGCTAATGTGATAAGGATGCAACCAGGGCTGATGCGGATGGTGGTTATCCATCTGAAGGACATTGAGTCTAATTTTTTACTTTGCACAAgctgggacaggagctcctcaagaggaagctgacAATGGTAGGAACAGTATGAAAAACAAGCCAGCGCTCCCACTTCAGCTGTTGAATACACAGAACAGGCCTATCAATCCTTCTAAGTTTGTGTTCATGGCTAACATGTCCCTAGTGTCCTATGTGCCAAAGGAAGGCGAACATGTGGTACTCATGAGTAGGCTGCATAGGGATGGGATAATCTGTGGCCAGGAACATCAACCTGAAATCACAAACGGAGGGGTGGACAATTTAGACAAGCTGGTGACTGGCTACACCAGCAAAATAAGAACCCTACGCTACCCTACGAGAAGACTGCTCTTTCTCGAGGCATTGGTAAGACCACAAATCCAGAGgaggcaacatatcccaaggaccATAGCTTCTGCAGCCTTCGTgaggaggatgctggtgccccatccGCCCGACACACAGAGCCAACAACTCCAATACCGGaagtaagtgtgagtgatgttgCGTGTGagtctgactctcctaccttggcctgctgtaactatatatgtgagtgagagTTCAGGAATTTTACGAACAtaagtgttttcatcattctagattgcagccAGTAGCAACAAGAAGAAAtgctgtgatgtgatgtgatgtgatgtgatgtgtgtgtgtgtgtgtgtgtggacccaagaaggacaggaagacagtacacatgcatcaagtgcaagaaatacatttgcaacacacacagaGTAAAACTCTGTCCCCCATGTGGTGCGTAGACCGGCCTTAATTTGTGTTCAATGGGGCTCATTGAtcatttccataaaatactgCATGTAAAATTTGTCTttccaatttgttcagttcaaGCAATAAACATCAATAGTGATAACCTTGTTTAATTTACATTTGTTCAAGATAAACATT
Above is a genomic segment from Oncorhynchus kisutch isolate 150728-3 linkage group LG19, Okis_V2, whole genome shotgun sequence containing:
- the LOC109888250 gene encoding protein Spindly, which translates into the protein MCTSGDDEIQRLQRKLKEAGQYGLQLLDGQLDLQNKLEEQRVEMTNAVEVLEQEKYSLQREVALKNRELDSLRSDHDSIKSQQRLQWEQHESRLERNHAMELNECKNTMERMRSELDEVQLSEKQLRHKLELQTETLSIKMEELRSVTERTHETLSTEMMELQVERMELVAAKATLELALQEAQYKEQQLELTNTNLQRQLERICEEKGECEREAVSCFNTLEKSREANQDLQIQLDQLLQQAQDPNSKGNSLFGELEDKRAEMERQLISMKVQHKSLQKQHAFSEQQLHRMKVQIATLMQLQGSRADPAQLERLQSMLSEKNSEIQALIIKLRRLEKVEMTWKAQPSSAPVETDSGDGTYYTDLLKMQLSNSVKDAERLGDELSMQRMKSLSESQRALELERKLFRAESAHKQSQSVNIMLQVKVEELRLKYEPNEVNRKHIQKRKREKLPVDIPEVKKEEPMVLELPKHMKEEMEAEAHPFTEERLTVAPLQPPNNPKPNSTLTRDSKCVRICEEPPTTIPNPPRSPSADCKTMTEELEMEKEGEENRRNDKKRLKSQVIHVSSQKTLENQCAQQ